A genome region from Ignavibacteriota bacterium includes the following:
- the tnpA gene encoding IS200/IS605 family transposase: MAGTFSQIYIQIVFTVKGRDNLIGKQWKDELHKYISGIIKGKEQKPIIVNGMPDHIHAFIGLRPSMAISDLVRDIKNNSSNFINERKFVRGKFLWQEGYGAFSYSHSHIQNVYEYILNQEEHHRRKTFKEEYIEFMNKFEIPYDERYLFEWLE, translated from the coding sequence ATGGCAGGAACATTTTCACAAATCTATATTCAAATTGTCTTTACCGTGAAGGGGCGCGATAATCTTATCGGTAAGCAATGGAAAGATGAATTACACAAATATATTTCAGGAATTATCAAGGGGAAGGAACAAAAGCCAATTATCGTCAATGGGATGCCTGACCACATCCATGCGTTTATCGGGTTGCGTCCGTCAATGGCAATTTCTGATTTGGTGCGTGACATTAAAAACAATTCATCTAATTTTATCAACGAAAGGAAATTTGTCAGAGGGAAATTTTTGTGGCAGGAAGGGTATGGCGCGTTTTCGTATTCTCATTCGCACATTCAAAATGTATATGAATATATTTTGAATCAGGAAGAACATCATCGAAGGAAAACATTCAAAGAAGAATACATAGAGTTTATGAATAAATTTGAAATTCCGTATGATGAACGATATTTGTTTGAATGGCTGGAATAA